The genomic region TAAACATGAGTTTAAGGTAAATTTCTCTAATATTACCATTACAAACATACCTGTGCACAAGGAAGGGAGATATTGGTTCAGAGGACTTTCACTTgaagaagggaaaaaactgtgcataaacatgttttttatgacacttggtatttaccaagtaacatatagcaaACGCacattctgttggtctgtccgtcctggttttgctagtttaggcacttcgaGATAAACTAGGATGATGagatttggcaggtgtatcagggaccagaccagattaaattagaaacagtcgtttccccaatttgaccatctgtgggggggagtgggggaacagttaatttagaaaaattagaaaaaacgaggtatttttagcttacaaacaggtgatcggatcttaatgaaatttgatatttagaaggacatcttgtttcagagctcttgttttaaattccgaccggatcccatgacattgggtggagttggagggggaaacctaaaatcttggaaaatgctgagagttgagggatcaggatgaaacttagtgggaagaataagcacaagtcttagatacgtgattgatataatcagaacagatccactctctttgggggagttgggggaggggagggttaattctgaaaaatcagaaaaatgaggtattttttacttacaaaggagtgattggatcataatgaaatttcatatttacaagaacctcgtaacttggatctcttattttaaatcccaaccggatccagtgtcatcggggggagttggggggaacttgaaatcttggaaaaccttggagtggagagatcagaatgaaactgggtgggaagaataagcacaagtccaagatacgtgactgacataaccggattgggtcctctctctttgggggagttggggggggggagggagtaattcggaaaaacaagaagaatgaggtatttgtaacttacaaacggatgatcagatcttaatgaaatttgacatttagaagtatcttgtgcttcagagctcttattttgatcCCAACCAGgctcggtgacattgggggtggtGGTGGAGGGGgtaaaccggaaatctttgaaaacgtgaaaattgaggtatctttatcttacaaatgggtgattggatcttaatgaaacttgatatatagaaagatcttacgTCTCacatgctccattttcaattcgaattggatccagggacatagggggctggaggggggaaacagaaatcttggaaactgggaATCTCCAGTTGATTGGATCTTaaagaaacttgatatatagaaagatcttatgtctcagatgctccattttcaattcgaatcgaatccggggacatagggggctggagggggtaacagaaatcttggaaactggaaatctcggaaaacgcttagagtggagagatcgggatgaaacttgatgagaagaataagcacaagttctagatatgtgattgacataattggaacagatctgctctctttgggggagttggggggggtccagtgctttggtgagtttggtgcttctggacgctctaggaagatgaaaattggtaggcgtgtcatagacctgcaaaaattgacttgataacagttgattccccgattcgaccatctggggggctggagggagacgaaaaactcaaaaatgtggtatttttaacttacgaatgggtgatcggatcttaatgaagtttgatatttggaaggacctcatgtctcagagctcttattttaaatccccaccgtATCCGGtaatattgggggagttggagggggaaacaggaaatcttggaaaacgcttagagtggagagatcgggttgaaacttggtggtaagaataagcacaagttctagatacatgattgacataaccggactgaatccgctgtctttgggggagttgaagtgggtgttaattcagaaaaattataaaaattgtggtatttttaacttaagaatgggagACCGGAtgttaataaaatttgacatttagaaggaactcatgtctaagagctcttattttaaatcccgaccagatctggtgacatttggggaattggagggggaaaccagaaatcttggaacacgcttagagtggaaagattgggatgaaacctggtaggtagaataagcaaatgtcgtagatacgtcattgacgtaaccggactggatccgctctctttggaggagttagggggtccagtgctttggcgagtttggtgcttctggacgtgccagGACGATAAAAAtgtgtaggcgtgtcagggacctgcacaaattgacttgataaagtcgtttctcccgattcggccatctggggggatgaagggagaagaaaaattagaaaaaatgcggttttttaacttacgagtgggtgatcggatcttaatgaattttgatatttagaaggatcttatgtctcagagctcttattttaaatcccgatcggcattaagcctctgattttccttttgttgattcatttcctttttgattcttagaattttgcaaaagtgccatatgagctcttagctcttgttttgttctttttttttgtcaacctTTAAACAACAGGCCCATGTGCCTTAATGATTACAAATAaagattttatataaaaaaaaatgcataaatatGCACCAATTACTGAAGGAAAACCTTATCTGTATATCTGAAAAGGAagccttcttcttctttgaaaaagagGCCTTTAGTCCATTTAGgaaatttccttcttttttcttttttttttacaaaaggtaaagatataTTTTGCTTTGCCACTATGATACCCTTCATTTGGATCTTAGTTCTTGTTTCTATTATACCCAGTTTTTATTGGGGATTTCGAATCAAAACCATTTGGAGATGTTATCCTTGTTTATTTCATCCTCACTTTTATTTCATGTTCGTGATAGTATTTAAAGACAGTGTTGTCAATTTGGACCAAGCAGGAGGAGCAGCTTATTATGTAACTAATTGACAGCATGATTGTAGGAACTCAAAAAGAGCCAAGTTCTTTCTTTTCTGGGTACATTAGCCCAAGTCAAATTTGAGTAACGTAGCCTACCATATTcttcaaattaaatcaaaagtcgAAAACcttttcgagtttttttttgttccaaaatTGAGAAACTTTACTGTTCAAAGTTGGTTACAAATTCGACGCTCAAAGTATTTTTCATTGCTAGCCACAACTTCTTCCCATTTTCTGGCTATATACTGATTGCATCTCTGAAAATTCGACCGGTTTGGCTACAATCCTtgatttgatctttttttttactttatcgTAATTGGATAAGTGCTCCTCACCCAGGTCGTACTGCATTGACCGGAAAAGttagtcaaacagttcaaacagtttgccttattttagaaaatagggggaaacaccccctaaagtcatacaatcttaacgaaaattacaccatcagattcagcgtatcagagaaccctactgtagaagtttcaagctcctatctacaaaaatgcggaattttgtattttttgccagaaggcagatcacggatgcgtgtttatttgtttgtttatttgtttttttgtttttttttccaggggtgatcgtatcgacccagttgtcctagaatgttgcgagagggctcattctaacggaaatgaaaagttctagttccctttttaagtgaccaaaaaaattggagggcatctaggccccctcccacgctaattattttcccaaagtcaactgatcaaaattctaagatagtcattttattcagcgtagtcgaaaaaccttataactatgtctttggagacgacttactcccccagagtccccgtgggaggggctacaagttacaaactttgaccagtgcttacatatagtaatggttattgggaagtgtacaggcattttcaggaggattttttggttgggggaggggttgagaaaagGGGGATATTCTGATgtagctttccatcgaggaatttgtcatgggggaagaaaatttccacgaagggagcgcaggatttactagcattacttaaaaaacaatgaaaaaatgaatatgaaaaagttctttcagctggaggtagggagcagcattaaaacttaaaacgaacagaaattattacccatatgaggggctcacctcctcctaatacctcgctctttatgctaaagtatttttagtaatgtcaactatttattctacggcttttgtgattcaggggtaattcttaatgaattgggacaaaattatatcttttactaataaaaagattcgtaaaaaattaaaagttctacttgcctttttaattaaacaaaaaactggaaggcaactagggttcctcccccgctcttttttatcaaaatcattcgatcaaaattatgagaaagccatttagccaaaaaaattaaaagaatatgcaaatttcgttttaattattcctctgcggagagccaaaatcaaaacatgcattgattcaaaaacgttcagaaattagataaaaaaaaacaagttttttcaactgaaagtaaggagcgacactaaaatttaaaacgaacagaaattacttcgtatatgaaaggggctgcttcctcatcaacgccccgctctttacgctaaagttttttactgttttaaaaagaagagttgagagaaagagtcaaactttacaaaattcaaacttttacAAAATTTCGGTACAAAATTCGCTATATTCgaataagtaaaaattattgttgtttacatgccaacaaaaaaaaattatactgatATTTCTGCCTAATGACAGTAGCTTTCTAAACAATCTATGGAAATGTGGATCGATCGACTCATAACAAGTTACGCATAACAAAACAATGGTAAGCATGCGAAGACAAAGTATTCAGAAGTACCATTTTCGAAATAGGACACGAATTGAAATCGCGAAGGAATTTAAAGGACTTGGGATTGCTTTTGATAGAAGCCTGAAGTTTAAAGCTCATATTAGACAGTTAAAGACAATAGGTGCCAAAAGCTTATATTTTATGAATAAGATGTTACGTGGAGCAAATTTCGGCCCaaaatctgatatttttatGGAGTTTTACATAAAATATGTAGGAGCGATAAGTGATAATTCAaaagtccgttgatttttgaattaaaatgaatagttGTGAGCATCAAGTcgtggctaattgtagaaaaagccaagacagatagtccaattgagtgagaagcaaacctggcattaatcccctccccccttattaggattgtataaaaatgaagttagttcGTTTATTAATTGGAATACGGAGGAATAGTTGATGTGGTGATATCTAACTTGTCGTTCGAGGAGTTGGAAACCATTTAATATAGTTCTGTAAGGGCAGCCTTTGGAGCTAAAAAGACAAAGCAACGGGGTTTTCGTGAATCAGAAAGTGGAATTGAGAAGCTTGGTCACGCGAAAGACACACCAACATTAAAGTCAGAAGATATGAATAGCTGACCAATCAAATCCAACTACATCTAGAATGCGAAAGAGGGAAGGTTATGGTGCTCATGGAAAATAACAATTAGGTATTGTGACGACAAATGAGATATTGGAAGAGTTTCAAATTGAATACCAATATACATCAATTTTGAGAGTGCCGAATGCGACATAGCCCCTCGGTGGAAATCTATTACATCCCATTGCAAtgctaaatttgaaaactggATAAATCTGGAATATAAGCCATTGTTCAAGCTGAGAAAAGAAGTGTATTATCTTGAAACTGTGGATATATTCACCGATGCATCCAAAGTGGATAATAAAGAGGAGGCAGCTTTTACAATTCCTGATAGAAATATAGTTAACTTGATGAAATTAAGTGATATAACTACAGTGTTTAAAACAGAAAAGAGGCAACACCCAAAACAGCGCAAAACAAGCATCCATAGAAGACGGACAAAAATGTAGTAATAATACTCTGATGATAATTAACCAAATTGGAGAAGTGATAAAGAAACTGGAAATTCAGACGGATACGACAAAACGACTATTCGAGGATAGACGTACGTTCCCAGCAATTATTTTGGTGACACTgaagaaagaaaagcaatttctaaaaaaaatatagggagTAAATCTGTGGCCAGAGTGAAAATTAGGTTAAGGTCGAGTCATGCAGAAATTCAGATATGTAGAGCTCGGTTCAATAATGGTTCAATCTAttatgcgccccccccccataaagaAAATTCTGGACCCGCCCCTGCTGGGGTGTTTGTGTTTTGTCTCTGCTTCAGCTGATTTTAAATGACGATCAAATGTTTCTTGACAAGTTGAAAACCCCTAAGCATTACACAAAGTTTGAAAGTCATTTTGTCTGCATTATTTTTAACGCCCAAAATTATGTTACTTTCTGATTGGCTTATAACTTATGGGGTATGTAAGCAGCGCGAGGTAGACCTGATTGGaaacaaaaatactttgaaGTTTGGTTGTATCTATATATGACACCTGAAACAGGGCAAACAAACTTACTGTGCATATAGATAAAGATGATGGGATTAAACAGACAATTAAGAAATGGATCAAATATAGTGGACaggagcaattaaaaaaaaaaaaaaaaaaaaaaaaaaaaaaaaaaaaaaaaaaaaaaaaaaaaaaaaaaacatgcgcTATTGATTCATGACGTCCAAAATTTGCTTCGTGCCCAATTGGCTACAAACATTCTGGGCATGTCTATTGGGCCATACAAACCTTGTAGGgggtaagaaattaaaaaaatgggtTGTATTCGATTCGTGAAGCCCCTAAATAGACCTAACATTGTTTTTCTTGGATCGTTGTGAAACTGTTAAGGCAAGTAGACTATATCTGTACATTTTGGAgggaaaatgtgtttttattgatCTTTATCACGGAAACTTCAACTGCTTATTTGCTTTGAAATTCTTTTAGACAACTCAATTGAAATGTTCAGGACCAAGGAAACGtcagttaaaacaaaacatttagGAAACAAACTCGTTAAAAAAGGGCATCTACCAtgttaaaatctaaaaagagcAGAATACTCCAGCaattattgaaacttaaaacgaccagaattcaaatgaataattacaTCATTAAGATGCCAGATACTGCTATAAATTAGTACATCTATCTTATTAAACAAGCATTAATTGTATATCTGTAAATTTTTGCTTGAAAACGccacaataatatttttagaaaattgccATTCTACCCTTTTCTAGTGAGAAACAGTGATGTAGATATGttacgactttgggaaaatccCAGCTCATTTATATGCTTCATAATTAGAGATCCCTGAAGATTGAAAGCCTTGAGTATAAGCAGGAGGAATCTCAAAACACAATCTCTTAACTTTTAGAGAAAGACATGCCAGTTTGATAGCTATGAATTGAGTCTCAGATTCTTAATTGCTTCGCATTAAAGGCTACGCATTTTTATAGAGCtgcacataaaaacaaaaaaattagaacacATTGAAACAAaggaggaaaagaaagaaaagagagaTTGTACCACTGCAAAGCTGCACCATTCTTATTTGTAAACCTAGACTAACCTTGCAATAACCCTTTGTTGCGTTTTTGTTGACCCCATGACAAATAAATGACACACTGCtcgaaataaaaattcttttcagtCATGGACAAATCACGTTGTGACGCTTAAAATGTTCAGGAGTCTGCACTCCTGCTGATGTTAGtgataatttatattcgttttaattctGACTTGATTGTtcactttaatttctgtttgacttaaaattcatttatttgtcTATACCAATATCTGCTATCTTTACGTTTGAtgggattttattttaattagtgttcgttttggttttcatttgttcattgatagtaatttatgtttgttttaagtctaaATTATACAGGAATCTTTCTCTTCTCATCGGaggttttatctttatttatttatttttttttaagaatcctCCAGTTTTTATtaagaacttctttttttggatttttttttatttaatcaataaaaagacTTAGCTTCTTGTATTTTTTAGCTGTTcagtctagttttttttttgttctttctttttttttgggggggggggaggatttaaAGTTTTTGGATTGAAGCCGAGATATTTGGGatttttccagtttattttattcacttttctagtaaaaaaaaatatcaacacttgtacatttctattttttatattttatttgtaaatagaAATACAAcatattttgagaaaatgttTTCCCTGTGAACAGGCATAAATAAGTTCTGATATAGAGTTGGAGTCTTTGTAACAGTTCGCCTTAAGCTATCAGGCTGTCAGCTAGTTGGTCATCAAGGTTGCTAGAACtgacatataaataaatatggttTACCTTGTGACAATGGAGGGGCCTTTTGGAAACAGGTAATGCTAGTCTTTGTgcattgtaaaaaagaaaactcagTAATGTAAACCATTTATCAGAAAGAGAATTGACTAACTTTCATAGTCAAATTTAGcttgtttaaaaatattcttatgtattCTAGGCATTAACCTAAAAAGGCTATTTCGTTAATCCATAATATTATGCCAAGAAATAGTCAGAGTGAGGTAAACTTGTAAATCTTTTTGCTAGGAGTTGGCCAGCAAAATGAATCCTCGTCTCAATACTCAGTGGCCGCTGAAAACAGCAATTGATTGGGACCTTTCGTCTTTTTGGGAGGTGTAATGGAGCCGACGATTGCCTACAGGGTTTAGGGGAGGAATATAATTTTGACCTCaatcttttctctctctcccacTGTCTCtgcaaaaaatggaattctttaatattggggggggggcagataaATTGACACTTCaatcataaaacaaaatttaaaacattgcCTCCTGGAAAACCGAGAACTCTACACCAGTAGATGATTGTATCTTTTTGAATGAGTAAAGGGAAAAAGATAATGCCATCTACCTAAATAAAATAGCTCTTGTTTATAGtttgaaattatgtcttttttagtctttcgCAATCTGTGactatttttttcttccagATTAATGGAAATGTATCTCAAATGTTTTACACGTTTATTAATGACGGAAAGACGACCATTAGATTCAAAATTCCTGACATCTGTTTGAGCTTGCGTGGCAAACCTGAACAAGTAGCGAAAATTACAGtggccattgcaaagctttctGGGCTTAAAGATGAcgctaaaaaaattatggaagaaACCAAACTCGTTTTACCAAGTCCAGATGCCCAAAAAGATGCTCAGAAATCTACCAAAACAAAAAGTTCTTTGACAGATTTACCTCCCTCTAAAAAGCCAAAGGTTGAGTTAGAGAAATTGAAGCTTGAAATTAGAAGTCACAAAGAATTCATCCAAGTATCACATCTTCCATTGACGCTCACGACtttaaaggtattttttcatttctttcaggGAGAGTGAGGTATAGGAAACAATACTCCTAACCATAACTTAAAATTGTGCTAAGAGTGTATTAGACTAGGGGGTGTGTAGGCTTATACTTGAGAGAAGGGGATTTCGAACTGTGTTCACCGCCTAAAATCACTcggtttcattattttttatccataatcttcattaattattttcataatattcctgtttttttttgttttttttttttagtttacccCCCACCTCTCCAAGAAATATATTCTTACGTACTTACAGAGTACGAATATAAGATTAACAGCTTAAACCTTGTCTGAACTAACTTCAAAAACCAGttttagaatcaaaatgaaatttctcGTATGAAGACAGAGCGACAGAGGACTTAAAAACTTATTACGCTATCTCCGACAGATACTGGTGAGTTTTGGCCAGCTGAGGCATTTTTGAGACAATAATCAGACAATTTTTATGGGATTTTGGACGGAAGTTGTATTCAAAATGCCGCTTTTTAAGATACTAAATTTAAAAGACGCGGTTTGTTGAATTAAAGAATTAATTAAACGTCTGCAAGTAGGCCTAACTGTGAAACATTTTGCAAGGTTCTATTCTTGTATCTGTAAGTGAATTTATTGATTTTGGTATCATTGgccacattaaaaaaaaatgaacaaagtcTCCCTCCACATTTTTCGCAAATCCAGTCACATCTGGCTTCCAAAAGTCAGAGGAAAAACAACGTTGTACACATAGATCACTGGTTTTCAGACCAAAACACCCCTCAAACCCCAACGTGTTGATTCTGTCCTGTAATTTCCTTTATTCTCCGTATAATTTACCAATAGCAGCTTTTTACTATCGTAAAATTGCCTATTACTCTTGTATTAATCATACCTATTCACATGTGACCTCCCTACTCCTCCCCCGAGAAAGCTTTAGATTACTACCTTTTATGAATACCTTGGAAAACTGGGTACTAGAATTTATAGAACTCCTGATAAAACAAAAGTTAATGTTACCAAAATCCTTTCAATCAGAAAACTAGCATTACCTACTTGACAGAAAATTGTAACTTAGAATGTGAAGTATTGTGTTTAAAAACGTATATATCATCATTGTCattttgatttcaaatcaaatcaCCACCTCAAAACGAAGTCGTATTCTAAGAAGCTGGGTGCCAAACTTGTCTATTCGGAAAAAAAAGATCTGTCGGGCTGCTATATAAAGGAAGACACGGAATGCGAAAGGATGTTATTTTGCTAGGTTTTGAAATTCCACTTTTTGTCTTAACTGTCTAAAACGTTTCAAACTCCTCCAAGAGTAGCTTAAAAGCGAACTTTAGTGGACTAGATCTGCTGGCGGGCTTTTCCGTGAGGTGACTTATTACTAGCTAAAGTtcgaaaataatttgaaatttttctttttttgtgcttgCACAAAGGGATGAAAGGTCCAGAATATTTGCCTAAAGCATCACTtccttttatgctgattttttttttaattgtggtCTAAAACGCTGCTTTAGTGTTTAGAACATTTCTCTGGTTGTATCCCCCCTTCCCTTAAAGTCTGCGTctgtatgtaatttttttttgtcatttgtaGCCTGTATTATTTTCAGATTGGTAACGTTCAATTTTCTCGGTTGGACCAAAGATGCTTAAGACTGGTGAATCTGCAATGGTTAACAGTTAATAACACGCAGTTAGAAACTCTTCCAGAATCAATGGATATATTCCCCAACTTGTGTGTCTTAGACCTTGGGAATAATTATATTTCGGATTTGCCTAGGATGTTTTTCAGGACTCTGTCACCAAATTTAACTGTTCTCAACTtgtccaaaaataaattgacttACCTGAGTGAAGACATTTCTAAACTGAAGAATTTGAAGGCACTGTACGTTCGACATAACCAGTTGACTAGGATACCCTGGAAAATTGGCCTTCTACCAAATTTAAGgttagttttgattttgttggtGTGTATTTGTCCTATATCCATTCCTTGAATTTGTTTTGTGCTTCCGTCATGACTTTTGCACCCTGgtccctcccccaccccaaaaaagtaGTTTATTATATGGCAATTAGTTGTTGATGCGCTGAGGAAATAGCTTGTGGGAGGATAGTTGTATGTGAG from Artemia franciscana chromosome 5, ASM3288406v1, whole genome shotgun sequence harbors:
- the LOC136027340 gene encoding leucine-rich repeat protein 1-like isoform X2 — translated: MLSFAGKINGNVSQMFYTFINDGKTTIRFKIPDICLSLRGKPEQVAKITVAIAKLSGLKDDAKKIMEETKLVLPSPDAQKDAQKSTKTKSSLTDLPPSKKPKVELEKLKLEIRSHKEFIQVSHLPLTLTTLKIGNVQFSRLDQRCLRLVNLQWLTVNNTQLETLPESMDIFPNLCVLDLGNNYISDLPRMFFRTLSPNLTVLNLSKNKLTYLSEDISKLKNLKALYVRHNQLTRIPWKIGLLPNLRLVLILLVCICPISIP
- the LOC136027340 gene encoding leucine-rich repeat protein 1-like isoform X1; translation: MIVLQIHFEKFNKNFIGHSATKKCRVSFEKQDGAMYFIAEIVKPDGTFGCKHEFKINGNVSQMFYTFINDGKTTIRFKIPDICLSLRGKPEQVAKITVAIAKLSGLKDDAKKIMEETKLVLPSPDAQKDAQKSTKTKSSLTDLPPSKKPKVELEKLKLEIRSHKEFIQVSHLPLTLTTLKIGNVQFSRLDQRCLRLVNLQWLTVNNTQLETLPESMDIFPNLCVLDLGNNYISDLPRMFFRTLSPNLTVLNLSKNKLTYLSEDISKLKNLKALYVRHNQLTRIPWKIGLLPNLRLVLILLVCICPISIP